A DNA window from Maribellus comscasis contains the following coding sequences:
- a CDS encoding acetylxylan esterase, whose protein sequence is MKKIALLIIFVMVMQVAWSQAEANYDESKVPDFELPDPLKTFNGKKIRNSKKWTKKGRQELLDFFTENVYGEVPGELKIASAQIVEQSENALNGKAKRRQVELTFKKGNRNLHFFILMYLPKSVEKAPVFLGYNFYGNHTITEDVNVIISEAWSRDNPSFGIINNQLTEQSRGVRTNRWAIEKMIDAGIGLATIYYGEVDPDKDDFTDGVHPFFYVDNQQQPAASEWGSISAWSWGLSRALDYFETYSEVDENKVIVFGHSRLGKTSLWAGASDERFAGVISNCSGCGGAALSKRKFGETVGRINSSFPHWFCKNFRNFNNNEEALPVDQHELLALIAPRPLYVASAEEDQWADPKGEFLSAFYASKVYDLFDKKGITSDKMPAVNEPIQNTVSYHIRTGKHDVTDFDWEQYINWAKEQVLK, encoded by the coding sequence ATGAAAAAAATAGCCTTACTCATAATATTTGTAATGGTGATGCAGGTTGCCTGGTCGCAGGCAGAAGCAAATTATGATGAAAGCAAAGTACCGGATTTTGAATTGCCCGACCCTCTGAAAACTTTTAACGGGAAAAAAATCAGGAATTCAAAAAAATGGACAAAAAAGGGACGTCAGGAACTGCTCGATTTTTTTACCGAAAATGTTTATGGCGAAGTTCCGGGGGAGTTGAAGATTGCTTCAGCCCAAATTGTAGAACAAAGTGAAAACGCTTTGAATGGAAAAGCAAAACGCCGGCAGGTTGAACTTACATTTAAAAAAGGAAATCGAAACTTACATTTTTTTATTTTGATGTATCTTCCCAAAAGTGTTGAAAAAGCTCCCGTGTTTTTAGGATACAATTTTTATGGAAATCATACAATCACCGAAGATGTAAATGTAATTATTTCCGAAGCCTGGAGCCGGGATAATCCTTCTTTTGGAATTATCAATAACCAGTTAACGGAACAATCGCGTGGTGTACGCACAAACAGATGGGCTATTGAAAAGATGATAGATGCCGGAATTGGACTTGCAACCATTTATTACGGGGAAGTGGATCCCGATAAAGATGATTTTACCGATGGGGTTCATCCGTTTTTTTATGTCGACAACCAGCAGCAACCTGCTGCATCAGAGTGGGGGAGTATTTCTGCGTGGTCGTGGGGACTGAGCCGGGCATTGGATTATTTTGAAACATACAGCGAAGTAGATGAAAATAAAGTGATTGTATTTGGCCATTCCCGATTGGGAAAAACATCGTTGTGGGCAGGTGCCAGCGACGAACGTTTTGCCGGTGTTATTTCAAATTGTTCTGGGTGCGGTGGAGCGGCTCTTTCGAAGCGGAAGTTTGGAGAAACTGTTGGCCGGATAAATTCCAGTTTCCCGCACTGGTTTTGCAAGAATTTTAGAAATTTCAATAACAACGAAGAAGCCCTTCCTGTTGATCAGCATGAACTTCTGGCATTAATAGCACCACGCCCCTTATATGTTGCCAGTGCTGAAGAAGACCAGTGGGCGGATCCAAAAGGCGAATTTTTGTCTGCATTTTACGCATCAAAGGTTTATGATTTGTTTGACAAAAAAGGAATCACATCAGATAAAATGCCCGCTGTTAATGAGCCCATCCAAAATACCGTTTCCTATCACATTCGAACAGGAAAACATGATGTGACGGATTTTGACTGGGAACAATACATCAATTGGGCAAAGGAGCAGGTTCTTAAATAA